In one window of Pseudomonas chlororaphis subsp. chlororaphis DNA:
- a CDS encoding MFS transporter has protein sequence MSEHAQSMDAAVAAPTSQESQKVIFASSLGTVFEWYDFFLYGALAAVISKQFFAGVNDTTAFIFALMAFAAGFVVRPFGALVFGRLGDMIGRKYTFLATIILMGLATFAVGLLPTYSSIGIAAPIILVALRMLQGLALGGEYGGAATYVAEHAPQGKRGFHTSWIQSTATLGLLLSLLVVLGCRYFTGDQFEVWGWRLPFLLSIVLLGISTWIRLSLHESPAFLKMKEEGRASKAPIRESFGKWENLKVVLIALFSINAGQAVTFYAAQFYVLFFLTQFLKMDPALANMLLIISVVIGAPFFIFFGWLSDKIGRKPVLMVGLLLATALYFPIFKSLAHYANPAIDQASRQAPISVLADPATCTFQFDPVGKARFDSPCDKVKTFLVKQGLPYTSVAAPAGSPVQVSVGDVQIDGFDEAALRGAVTLAGYPQQADTQNVNKTMVVVLIVALILIAAMCYGPLAALMVELFPTRIRYTSMSLPYHIGNGWFGGFLPTVSFALVVYTGDIFYGLWYPVVITGVSLLVGLICLRETRNVDIDKN, from the coding sequence ATGTCGGAACATGCTCAATCGATGGACGCGGCAGTCGCCGCGCCCACCAGCCAGGAAAGCCAGAAAGTCATCTTCGCCTCGTCCCTGGGGACGGTGTTCGAGTGGTACGACTTTTTCCTCTACGGCGCCCTCGCGGCAGTCATCAGCAAGCAGTTCTTCGCCGGGGTCAACGACACCACCGCCTTTATCTTCGCCCTGATGGCGTTCGCCGCCGGCTTCGTGGTGCGGCCGTTCGGCGCGCTGGTGTTCGGTCGCCTGGGGGACATGATCGGGCGCAAGTACACCTTCCTCGCCACCATCATTCTCATGGGCCTGGCGACCTTCGCCGTGGGCCTGCTGCCGACCTACTCGAGCATCGGCATCGCCGCGCCGATCATCCTGGTCGCCCTGCGCATGCTCCAGGGCCTGGCCCTGGGCGGTGAATACGGCGGCGCCGCGACCTACGTCGCCGAGCACGCGCCCCAGGGCAAGCGCGGTTTCCACACCAGCTGGATCCAGTCCACCGCGACCCTCGGCCTGCTGCTGTCGCTGCTGGTGGTGCTGGGCTGCCGCTACTTCACCGGCGATCAGTTCGAAGTCTGGGGCTGGCGCCTGCCGTTCCTGCTGTCGATCGTGCTGCTGGGCATTTCCACCTGGATCCGCCTGAGCCTGCATGAGTCGCCGGCCTTCCTGAAGATGAAAGAAGAAGGCCGCGCCAGCAAGGCGCCGATCCGCGAGTCCTTCGGCAAATGGGAAAACCTCAAGGTGGTGCTGATCGCCCTGTTCAGCATCAACGCCGGGCAGGCGGTGACCTTCTACGCCGCGCAGTTCTACGTGCTGTTCTTCCTCACCCAGTTCCTCAAGATGGACCCGGCCCTGGCCAATATGCTGCTGATCATCAGCGTGGTGATCGGCGCGCCGTTCTTCATCTTCTTCGGCTGGCTGTCGGACAAGATCGGCCGCAAGCCGGTGCTGATGGTCGGCCTGCTGCTGGCCACCGCACTGTACTTCCCGATCTTCAAGTCCCTGGCCCACTACGCCAACCCGGCCATCGACCAGGCCAGCCGCCAGGCGCCGATCAGCGTGCTGGCCGACCCCGCCACCTGCACCTTCCAGTTCGACCCGGTGGGCAAGGCGCGTTTCGACAGCCCGTGCGACAAGGTCAAGACCTTCCTGGTCAAGCAGGGCCTGCCCTACACCAGCGTCGCCGCGCCCGCCGGCAGCCCGGTGCAGGTCAGCGTCGGCGACGTGCAGATCGACGGTTTCGACGAAGCGGCCCTGCGCGGTGCCGTGACCCTGGCCGGCTACCCGCAACAGGCCGACACCCAGAACGTCAACAAAACCATGGTGGTGGTGCTGATCGTCGCGCTGATCCTGATCGCCGCCATGTGCTACGGCCCGCTGGCGGCGCTGATGGTCGAGCTGTTCCCGACCCGCATCCGCTACACCTCCATGTCCCTGCCCTACCACATCGGCAACGGCTGGTTCGGCGGCTTCCTGCCCACCGTGTCCTTCGCCCTGGTGGTGTACACCGGCGATATCTTCTACGGCCTGTGGTACCCGGTGGTGATCACCGGGGTCAGCCTGCTCGTCGGCCTGATCTGCCTGCGCGAGACCCGCAACGTCGATATCGACAAGAACTGA
- a CDS encoding GMC family oxidoreductase, translated as MLPAFDPYDYIVVGAGPAGCLLANRLSANPAHRVLLLEAGGRDNYPWIHIPVGYLFCIGNPRTDWCFKTEAEPGLQGRSLSYPRGKVLGGCSSINGMIYMRGQAGDYQRWAADGNPGWNWQDVLPLFRKSENHFAGDSQFHGAAGEWRVERQRLSWPILDAFRNAAEQSGIASVDDFNGGDNEGCGYFQVNQKAGVRWNAAKAFLKPIRQRPNLTVLTGVEVDRVLLENGRAAALSARYQGQPQTFKARREIILSAGSIGSPSILQRSGIGPAALLQRLGIGVAHELPGVGGNLQDHLQLRLIYKLENARTLNQIAGSLWGKLGMGLRYLYDRSGPLSMAPSQLGAFARSGPEQTSANLEYHVQPLSLERFGEPLHAFPAFTASVCDLRPQSRGRVQIRSADPQAAPLIQPNYLSHPEDLRVAADAIRLTRRIVAAPALQAFKPTEYLPGAELRSEEQLHEAAARIGTTIFHPVGTCRMGQGPEAVVDAELRVHGIPGLRIADASIMPYITSGNTCSPTLMIAEKAAELILATSTRSPAAEKPSVTAA; from the coding sequence ATGCTGCCTGCCTTTGATCCCTACGACTACATAGTGGTCGGCGCCGGTCCCGCCGGTTGCCTGCTGGCCAATCGGCTGTCCGCCAACCCGGCCCACCGTGTCCTGCTGCTGGAAGCCGGTGGTCGCGACAACTACCCCTGGATCCATATCCCCGTCGGCTACCTGTTCTGCATCGGCAACCCGCGCACCGACTGGTGCTTCAAGACCGAAGCCGAACCCGGCCTGCAAGGCCGCAGCCTGAGCTACCCGCGCGGCAAGGTGCTGGGCGGCTGCTCGTCGATCAACGGCATGATCTACATGCGCGGCCAGGCCGGCGACTATCAGCGCTGGGCCGCCGACGGCAACCCCGGCTGGAACTGGCAGGACGTGCTGCCGCTGTTTCGCAAAAGCGAAAACCACTTTGCCGGCGACTCGCAATTCCACGGCGCCGCCGGCGAATGGCGGGTCGAGCGCCAACGCCTGTCGTGGCCGATCCTCGATGCCTTCCGCAACGCCGCCGAACAGAGCGGCATCGCCAGCGTCGACGACTTCAACGGCGGCGACAACGAAGGCTGCGGCTACTTCCAGGTCAACCAGAAAGCCGGGGTGCGCTGGAATGCCGCCAAGGCCTTCCTCAAACCGATCCGCCAGCGACCCAATCTCACGGTGCTGACCGGGGTCGAGGTCGATCGGGTGCTCCTGGAAAACGGCCGCGCGGCGGCGCTCAGCGCCCGTTACCAGGGCCAGCCGCAGACCTTCAAGGCGCGTCGCGAAATCATCCTCAGCGCCGGTTCCATCGGCTCGCCGAGCATCCTGCAGCGTTCGGGAATCGGCCCCGCCGCCCTGCTGCAACGCTTGGGCATAGGCGTCGCCCACGAACTGCCGGGGGTCGGCGGCAACCTGCAGGACCACCTGCAACTGCGGCTGATCTACAAACTGGAAAACGCCCGCACCCTGAACCAGATCGCCGGCAGTCTGTGGGGCAAGCTGGGCATGGGCCTGCGCTACCTGTACGACCGCAGCGGCCCGCTGTCCATGGCGCCGAGCCAACTGGGGGCGTTTGCCCGCTCCGGGCCGGAACAGACTTCGGCCAACCTCGAATATCACGTCCAGCCGCTGTCGCTGGAACGTTTCGGCGAACCGCTGCATGCGTTCCCGGCCTTTACCGCGTCGGTCTGCGACCTGCGCCCGCAAAGCCGTGGCCGGGTGCAAATCCGCTCCGCCGACCCGCAGGCGGCGCCGCTGATCCAGCCCAACTACCTGAGCCACCCGGAGGACCTGCGGGTCGCCGCCGACGCCATTCGCCTGACCCGGCGCATCGTCGCCGCGCCGGCCCTGCAAGCCTTCAAGCCGACCGAATACCTGCCGGGGGCCGAGTTGCGCAGCGAAGAACAACTGCACGAAGCCGCCGCGCGCATCGGCACCACCATCTTCCATCCGGTGGGCACCTGCCGCATGGGCCAGGGTCCGGAGGCGGTGGTCGATGCCGAGCTGCGGGTACATGGCATCCCCGGCCTGCGCATCGCCGATGCCTCGATCATGCCGTACATCACCTCCGGCAATACCTGTTCACCGACGCTGATGATCGCCGAGAAGGCCGCCGAGCTGATTCTCGCCACCTCGACCAGGAGCCCTGCCGCCGAAAAACCAAGCGTTACCGCGGCCTGA
- a CDS encoding LysR family transcriptional regulator: MFDWNDLRFFLELQRSGRLLTAAQRLKTTHATVARHIEAIEKSLGTALFVQHAQGYELTPAGEALLKHAEAMENVALLAQEEITQSTAPLGKIRVGVTEGLGIMFLASRMRGLFERYPGLEVELVAVPRFVSILNREAEISIHLERPNADMLVTRKLTDYRLALYASQDYLDRAPPLRSREDLGRHAWIGYVDDLLFSQELIFLTSFCRNPQVVFHSTSVIAQQQAARSGLGIAVLPCYMAAGDPQLVPLLPSESIQRAYWISTRRELHKSVRLRVVWDYVVELCAAEQGLLLAEPNSLA; encoded by the coding sequence ATGTTCGACTGGAACGACCTGCGGTTTTTTCTCGAGCTGCAACGCAGCGGCCGCCTGCTGACCGCGGCCCAGCGGCTGAAGACCACCCATGCCACGGTGGCCCGGCATATCGAGGCGATCGAGAAAAGCCTGGGCACTGCGCTGTTCGTCCAGCATGCCCAGGGCTATGAGCTGACGCCGGCCGGGGAGGCCTTGCTCAAGCACGCCGAAGCCATGGAGAACGTGGCCTTGCTGGCCCAGGAGGAAATCACCCAGTCCACGGCGCCCCTGGGCAAGATCCGCGTGGGCGTCACCGAGGGCCTGGGCATCATGTTTCTCGCCAGCCGCATGCGTGGCCTGTTCGAGCGTTATCCAGGGCTGGAGGTGGAGCTGGTGGCGGTGCCGCGTTTTGTCAGCATCCTCAACCGCGAGGCGGAAATCAGCATCCACCTGGAGCGGCCCAACGCCGACATGCTGGTGACCCGCAAGCTCACCGACTACCGCCTGGCCCTGTACGCCAGCCAGGATTACCTGGACCGCGCACCGCCCTTGCGCAGCCGCGAGGACCTGGGGCGGCATGCCTGGATCGGCTATGTCGACGACCTGCTGTTCAGCCAGGAGCTGATCTTCCTCACCAGCTTCTGCCGCAACCCCCAGGTGGTGTTCCACAGCACCAGCGTGATCGCCCAGCAACAGGCCGCGCGCTCCGGCCTCGGCATCGCCGTGCTGCCGTGCTACATGGCCGCCGGCGATCCGCAACTGGTGCCCTTGCTGCCCAGCGAGAGCATCCAGCGCGCCTACTGGATCAGCACCCGCCGCGAGCTGCACAAATCCGTGCGTTTGCGCGTGGTGTGGGACTACGTGGTCGAGCTGTGCGCGGCCGAGCAGGGCTTGCTGCTCGCCGAGCCGAACTCCCTGGCCTGA
- a CDS encoding DUF3857 domain-containing transglutaminase family protein gives MYRFPLYRPLICAGLGLLSWQAFAAYQPQSEAALAADSEMECQFNADHSSDCTTTQHYSILTPAGRDMLSRIDFSYAETDGFELRKAEFTQPGGKPVALAPAQIDTRTAPNPEQGFLREKQTSLAFPNLRVGTRLSYTVQQHYAAKPLLGQFHSVLQFGPKPVRQDSFKITYRATRPIVWRSEQMDDYRFTASSDRKKLTIEQKAPVFLNYINEPSIGFIQRVPRVELGSSTEVQDYFGPLAQRYQQILAAPLPPASAKAVAGLRNLPPARKVAGLMQHINDNYRYLGDWRATERGYLPFELKQIEQRGYGDCKDLAVLLAAMLKASGIKAETAWVSRENVVAPLLIPGTHAPNHAIVRAEVDGKVWWLDPTNPVFDPGRSMPDIQERWAFVSDAKGQVREDYIPLETPDTSLVLDKQEHFDSNGQARVNARIEFSHMELMRLMVSDNQNGIASNDQGLCERFTRELRDCQISREPTAFVAPATYRIKASLTDLKPLENISGNYFYKAPALEGDWDFLVNYRRNGQLADLYIGDANTLRYTFTLSGARLDKDIKACNVRSPWFDMDLSSERVKGEYRYHYRLSQKKRWLSHDEIVSAPFDAMVSQAKACAEQTRQLVQLKGTAKKT, from the coding sequence ATGTACCGTTTTCCGCTTTACCGTCCCCTGATCTGCGCCGGTCTCGGACTGCTCTCCTGGCAAGCCTTTGCTGCCTATCAACCGCAATCGGAAGCCGCCCTGGCCGCCGACTCCGAAATGGAATGCCAGTTCAACGCCGACCACAGCAGCGACTGCACCACCACCCAGCACTACAGCATCCTCACCCCGGCGGGCCGGGACATGCTTTCGCGCATCGACTTCAGCTATGCCGAAACCGACGGCTTCGAACTGCGCAAGGCCGAATTCACCCAGCCGGGCGGCAAGCCCGTGGCGCTGGCGCCGGCGCAGATCGATACGCGCACCGCGCCGAATCCGGAACAGGGTTTCCTGCGCGAGAAGCAGACGTCCCTGGCCTTCCCCAACCTGCGGGTCGGCACCCGGCTCAGCTACACCGTGCAGCAGCACTACGCGGCCAAACCGCTGCTGGGGCAGTTCCACTCGGTGCTGCAGTTCGGCCCCAAGCCGGTGCGCCAGGACAGCTTCAAGATCACCTACCGCGCCACGCGCCCGATCGTCTGGCGCAGCGAGCAGATGGACGACTACCGTTTTACCGCCAGCAGCGACCGCAAAAAACTGACCATCGAGCAGAAGGCGCCGGTCTTCCTCAACTACATCAATGAACCCTCGATCGGCTTTATCCAGCGGGTGCCGCGGGTCGAGCTGGGCAGCAGCACCGAGGTGCAGGACTATTTCGGCCCCCTGGCCCAGCGCTACCAGCAGATCCTCGCCGCGCCCCTGCCGCCAGCCAGCGCCAAGGCCGTGGCCGGCCTGCGCAACCTGCCGCCAGCCCGGAAAGTGGCCGGGCTGATGCAGCACATCAACGACAACTACCGCTACCTGGGCGACTGGCGCGCCACCGAGCGCGGTTACCTGCCCTTCGAGCTGAAGCAGATCGAGCAGCGCGGCTATGGCGACTGCAAGGACCTGGCGGTGCTCCTGGCCGCCATGCTCAAGGCCAGCGGGATCAAGGCCGAGACGGCCTGGGTCAGCCGCGAGAACGTCGTCGCGCCGCTGTTGATCCCCGGCACCCATGCGCCGAACCACGCCATCGTGCGGGCCGAGGTCGATGGCAAAGTGTGGTGGCTGGACCCGACCAACCCGGTGTTCGACCCGGGCCGCAGCATGCCCGACATCCAGGAGCGCTGGGCCTTTGTCAGCGACGCCAAGGGCCAGGTGCGCGAGGACTACATCCCCCTGGAAACCCCGGACACCAGCCTCGTGCTGGACAAGCAGGAGCACTTCGACAGCAACGGCCAGGCCCGGGTCAACGCGCGTATCGAGTTCAGCCATATGGAGCTGATGCGGCTGATGGTCTCCGACAACCAGAACGGTATCGCCAGCAACGACCAGGGCCTGTGCGAGCGTTTCACCCGGGAACTGCGCGACTGCCAGATCAGCCGCGAGCCGACTGCCTTCGTCGCGCCTGCGACCTACCGGATCAAGGCCTCCCTGACCGACCTCAAGCCCCTGGAAAACATCTCCGGCAACTACTTCTACAAGGCTCCGGCCCTGGAGGGCGACTGGGACTTCCTGGTCAACTATCGCCGCAACGGCCAGTTGGCGGACCTGTACATCGGCGACGCCAACACCCTGCGCTACACCTTCACCCTCTCCGGTGCCCGGCTGGACAAGGACATCAAGGCCTGCAACGTGCGCTCGCCCTGGTTCGACATGGACCTGAGCAGCGAACGGGTCAAGGGCGAGTACCGCTATCACTACCGCCTGAGCCAGAAAAAGCGCTGGCTGAGCCATGACGAAATCGTCAGCGCGCCATTCGACGCCATGGTCAGCCAGGCCAAGGCGTGCGCCGAGCAAACGCGGCAACTGGTCCAGCTCAAGGGCACAGCGAAAAAAACCTGA
- a CDS encoding YybH family protein — MPAHPLKTLIEAADRAITAEDFDSLMDFYAEDATLVVKPGLEARGKEQIRRAFVAIAEHFNHSMVVRQGEMQVIEGAGTALVIMHTLLDTLDRDGIASTLERRATYVFRHEPADGWRCVIDNSYGTDLLDG, encoded by the coding sequence ATGCCGGCCCATCCGCTGAAAACCCTGATCGAAGCCGCCGACCGCGCCATCACCGCCGAAGACTTCGACAGCCTGATGGATTTCTACGCCGAGGACGCCACGCTGGTGGTCAAGCCGGGCCTGGAAGCCCGGGGCAAGGAACAGATCCGCCGGGCCTTCGTGGCCATCGCCGAGCACTTCAACCACAGCATGGTGGTCCGGCAGGGCGAGATGCAGGTCATCGAAGGCGCCGGCACTGCACTGGTGATCATGCATACCCTGCTCGACACCCTGGATCGGGACGGCATCGCCAGCACCCTCGAACGGCGCGCCACTTATGTTTTTCGCCATGAGCCGGCGGATGGCTGGCGCTGTGTGATCGACAATTCCTACGGCACCGACCTGCTCGACGGCTGA
- a CDS encoding DNA alkylation repair protein, giving the protein MTATSNTPALKEIFNAERLEHIAEEMLAVYPAFDHRGFLAHANKGLAELSVMQRLARVSESLHAVLPADYDANLARLYDLAPRLDSRFVCMFLPHYVASYGGHAFERSMAALKYFTAFGSSEFAIRPFLASDLSRTLAVLQGWARDDNEHVRRLASEGSRPRLPWSFRLARIQADPTLAVPILECLKADPSLYVRKSVANHLNDISKDHPDWLLGLLEGWPLDHPHTAWIARHALRSLIKQGHRRALAIVGAGHAPQVKLHGLRVEPAVIRLGERINLSFALESTADASQRLVVDYAIDYVKASGGTRAKVFKLKAFTLPAKAREQLGRAQHIRELSTRRHYPGRHALHILVNGERLGSTAFDIHN; this is encoded by the coding sequence ATGACCGCCACCAGCAACACCCCTGCCCTCAAGGAAATCTTCAACGCCGAACGCCTGGAACACATCGCTGAAGAAATGCTCGCGGTGTACCCGGCGTTCGACCACCGCGGCTTTCTCGCCCACGCGAACAAGGGCCTCGCCGAGTTGTCGGTGATGCAGCGCCTGGCGCGGGTCAGCGAGAGCCTGCACGCGGTGCTGCCGGCGGACTACGACGCCAACCTCGCACGGCTGTACGATCTCGCGCCGCGCCTGGACAGCCGCTTCGTCTGCATGTTCCTGCCGCACTATGTGGCCAGTTACGGCGGCCATGCCTTCGAGCGCTCGATGGCGGCGCTCAAGTATTTCACCGCCTTCGGCTCCTCGGAATTCGCCATCCGCCCGTTCCTCGCCAGCGACCTGTCGCGCACCCTGGCGGTGCTGCAGGGCTGGGCCCGGGACGACAACGAGCATGTGCGCCGCCTGGCCAGCGAAGGCAGCCGCCCGCGCCTGCCCTGGTCGTTCCGCCTGGCGCGGATCCAGGCCGACCCGACCCTGGCTGTGCCTATCCTCGAATGCCTCAAGGCCGACCCCAGCCTGTACGTGCGCAAGTCGGTGGCCAACCACCTCAACGACATCAGCAAGGATCATCCCGACTGGCTGCTGGGGTTGCTCGAAGGCTGGCCGCTGGACCACCCGCACACCGCCTGGATCGCCCGCCACGCCCTGCGCAGCCTGATCAAGCAGGGCCATCGGCGGGCGCTGGCGATTGTCGGCGCCGGGCATGCGCCGCAGGTGAAGTTGCATGGCCTGCGGGTCGAGCCGGCGGTGATACGCCTGGGCGAACGGATCAACCTGTCCTTTGCCCTGGAGTCCACTGCCGACGCCAGCCAGCGCCTGGTGGTGGATTACGCCATCGACTACGTCAAGGCCTCGGGCGGCACCCGCGCCAAGGTGTTCAAGCTCAAGGCCTTCACCCTGCCGGCCAAGGCCCGGGAGCAACTTGGCCGCGCCCAGCACATCCGCGAACTGAGCACCCGCCGTCACTATCCCGGGCGCCATGCGCTGCATATCCTGGTCAACGGCGAACGCCTGGGCAGCACGGCGTTCGATATCCACAACTGA
- a CDS encoding monovalent cation:proton antiporter-2 (CPA2) family protein: MPHEGNLLQAAVVFLFAAVLTVPLAKRLQLGAVLGYLLAGVIIGPAVLGLVGNPQSISHVSELGVVLLLFIIGLELSPRRLWVMRKAVFGVGLAQVLLTGVVIGCVALFLFGQPLNSAIVLGLGLALSSTAFGLQSLAERKELTSPHGRLAFAILLFQDIAAIPLIAMVPVLAGADHNTSSAEDLRHGLQVLGSIAVVVIGGRYLLRPVFRVVARTGLPEVSTATALLVVIGTAWLMDMVGVSMALGAFLAGLLLADSEYRHELEAQIEPFKGLLLGLFFISVGMGANIGLLFSAPIAVLGLTLLLIAIKLPLLFVVGRLAGGLGRLSAVRLGVVLAAGGEFAFVVFKIGRDQGLFEARLYDLLVLTITLSMAVTPLLLLACACFLQPKAKPVEMPAEYREIETDAPRVVIAGMGRMGQIVARILRAQNIPFVALDTSVDTIELTRSFGGMPVFYGDPMRAEILKAAKVGEAEYFVIATDDPQTNINTAAVVRKLYPHIKIIARARNRQHVHKLVDLGAEAVRETYYSSLEMSRKALIGLGLTHAQADSRIKRFTAHDEQVLEAQHAIYDDHAKILQSAQEARAELARLFEADAEDEQAEGVLPAPR; the protein is encoded by the coding sequence ATGCCCCATGAAGGCAACCTGTTGCAAGCCGCTGTCGTGTTTCTGTTCGCGGCGGTGCTGACCGTTCCCCTGGCCAAGCGCCTGCAACTGGGGGCCGTGCTCGGTTATCTGCTGGCCGGGGTGATCATCGGCCCGGCGGTGCTGGGGCTGGTGGGCAACCCACAGAGCATCAGCCATGTGTCGGAGCTGGGGGTGGTGTTGCTGCTGTTCATCATCGGCCTGGAGCTGTCGCCCCGGCGCTTGTGGGTGATGCGCAAAGCGGTGTTCGGCGTCGGTTTGGCCCAGGTGCTGCTGACCGGGGTGGTGATCGGCTGCGTCGCCCTGTTCCTGTTTGGCCAGCCGCTCAACAGCGCGATCGTGCTGGGCCTGGGCCTGGCGTTGTCGTCCACCGCCTTCGGCCTGCAAAGCCTGGCCGAACGCAAGGAGCTGACCAGCCCCCACGGGCGCCTGGCGTTCGCCATCCTGCTGTTCCAGGACATCGCGGCGATTCCGTTGATCGCCATGGTCCCGGTATTGGCCGGGGCCGACCACAACACCAGCAGCGCCGAAGACCTGCGCCATGGCCTGCAAGTGCTGGGCAGCATCGCCGTGGTGGTGATCGGCGGGCGCTACCTGTTGCGCCCGGTGTTCCGGGTGGTGGCGCGCACCGGCCTGCCGGAAGTGTCCACCGCCACTGCCTTGCTGGTGGTGATCGGCACCGCCTGGCTGATGGACATGGTTGGCGTGTCCATGGCCCTCGGCGCCTTTCTCGCCGGCCTGCTGCTGGCGGACTCGGAATATCGCCACGAACTGGAAGCGCAGATCGAACCCTTCAAGGGCCTGCTGCTGGGGCTGTTTTTCATCAGCGTCGGCATGGGCGCCAATATCGGCCTGCTGTTCAGCGCGCCGATCGCGGTGCTGGGCCTGACCCTGCTGCTGATCGCCATCAAGCTGCCGCTGTTGTTCGTGGTCGGGCGCCTGGCCGGTGGCCTGGGGCGCTTGAGCGCGGTGCGCCTGGGCGTGGTGCTGGCGGCCGGCGGCGAATTCGCCTTCGTGGTGTTCAAGATCGGCCGCGACCAGGGCCTGTTCGAGGCGCGCCTGTATGACCTGCTGGTGCTGACCATCACCCTGTCCATGGCCGTGACCCCGCTGCTGCTCCTGGCCTGCGCGTGCTTCTTGCAGCCCAAGGCCAAGCCCGTGGAGATGCCCGCCGAATACCGTGAGATCGAAACCGACGCGCCACGGGTGGTGATCGCCGGCATGGGCCGGATGGGCCAGATCGTCGCGCGGATCCTGCGGGCGCAGAACATCCCCTTCGTGGCCCTCGACACCTCGGTCGACACCATCGAGCTGACCCGCAGCTTCGGTGGCATGCCAGTGTTCTACGGCGACCCGATGCGAGCGGAAATCCTCAAGGCGGCCAAGGTCGGCGAGGCGGAGTACTTCGTGATCGCCACCGACGACCCGCAGACCAACATCAACACCGCGGCGGTGGTGCGCAAGCTCTACCCGCACATCAAGATCATCGCCCGCGCCCGTAACCGCCAGCACGTGCACAAGCTGGTGGACCTGGGGGCCGAAGCGGTGCGGGAAACCTACTACTCCAGCCTGGAAATGAGCCGCAAGGCGCTGATCGGCCTGGGCCTGACCCACGCCCAGGCCGACTCGCGGATCAAGCGCTTCACCGCCCACGACGAACAGGTGCTCGAAGCCCAGCACGCGATCTACGACGACCACGCGAAGATCCTGCAATCGGCCCAGGAAGCCCGGGCCGAGCTGGCGCGGCTGTTCGAGGCGGACGCCGAGGACGAGCAGGCCGAAGGCGTGTTGCCGGCGCCGCGCTGA
- a CDS encoding LysR family transcriptional regulator: MEYELQDIRSFVKIAELGSFHEAADALHLSQPALSRRIKKLEEGLGTALLDRTTRKVSLTSVGRDFLPKARRLLDDFDDSILNIRELAERQIGQVTLACIPTAAFYFLPSVIRLYNERYPKIRIRLLDLSANEGLEAVLRGEADFGINMMSGQHPDIEFVPLVNEPFVLACRRDHELAKKASVTWSELSDYRLIGVGRLSGNRMLLDHALSGLSWRPQWFYEVQHLSTSLGMVEAGLGVSAMPSLAMPAADHPTLVSIPLSEPVVNRTLGLVYRRGASLSPAAEKFVSILLEQWPH, from the coding sequence ATGGAATATGAGCTCCAGGACATAAGATCCTTCGTGAAAATCGCCGAACTCGGAAGTTTCCACGAGGCGGCCGATGCCCTGCACTTGTCCCAGCCGGCCCTGAGCCGCCGGATCAAGAAGCTGGAGGAAGGCCTGGGCACCGCCCTGCTCGACCGCACCACGCGCAAGGTCAGCCTGACCAGCGTCGGCCGGGACTTCCTGCCCAAGGCCCGGCGCCTGCTGGATGACTTCGACGACTCGATCCTCAATATCCGCGAACTGGCGGAACGGCAGATCGGCCAGGTGACCCTGGCCTGCATTCCCACCGCGGCCTTCTACTTCCTGCCGTCGGTGATCCGTCTCTACAACGAGCGCTATCCGAAAATCCGTATCCGCCTGCTCGACCTCAGCGCCAATGAAGGGCTGGAAGCCGTGCTGCGCGGCGAAGCGGATTTCGGCATCAACATGATGAGCGGGCAGCACCCGGACATCGAGTTCGTGCCCCTGGTCAACGAACCTTTCGTACTGGCGTGCCGGCGTGACCATGAACTGGCGAAAAAGGCCTCGGTCACCTGGTCGGAACTCAGCGATTACCGACTGATCGGCGTCGGCCGCCTGAGCGGCAACCGGATGCTGCTGGACCACGCCCTGTCCGGCCTGAGCTGGCGTCCCCAGTGGTTCTACGAGGTGCAGCACCTGTCCACCTCACTGGGCATGGTCGAGGCCGGGCTCGGGGTGTCGGCCATGCCCAGCCTGGCCATGCCCGCGGCCGACCATCCGACCCTGGTGAGCATTCCGCTGAGCGAACCGGTGGTCAACCGCACCCTGGGCCTGGTCTACCGGCGCGGCGCCTCGCTGTCGCCGGCGGCGGAAAAGTTCGTGTCGATCCTGCTCGAGCAATGGCCGCATTGA